GGACGCAGAGCTAGATACAGAGCTGGCCCCACTAGGGGCGTGAGGGCCACAGCCCAAAACATCCAGCGGGCGGTGAGACCCCGTCGGGCCATATCATCCCCTAGTAGAGCCGGAAACAGCAGACAGAGCAGACAAAAATCTAGGCTCATCACATGGATAAACCGACTGGTTTGCCATTGCCGGACAAAATCACCCCAGTCTCCCATCAAGCAGCCGTAGCCTAGGAGAACGACCACTCCGAGGGCGATCGCTACCCCAGTCCAGCGCGAGTCCACCACAGCCAGCAGCTTAGATTTTGTCCCGGAAAAAATGGGATTGGGTCGGCGCAACCCCATATAGGGCAAGAGGGCAAAAGCCCCTACGGCAAACGAGCCGAGAACAAAGGGCCAGGCTGGACATCGTTGCCCTGATCCATCGATCAGCAAGACACTAGCGTAGATCATCGGCCATAGACCCATGATGTTAAACAGCGCCACAATCAACGGGTTAATACCCTGCCATTGGCCCGAGGCTAAGGATTGAATGAGCGTGACAGTATCGGCTTGATCAGGCGGAGAAAATCCAAAGGCATAGATCACAAAGCCCAGCCACAGTCCCCAAGCTATCCAGATTTTCACAATGGAATCATCCTCCTGATAGTCTTCTCTACTATAGAGTTCAATCTAATATGAGGTTCAACCTTTAGCTCTCAACATCTCGCTATGATCACAGCTAGCAGAAACAAGAGCGATCAACCCCAAGTGCCATCTGGTAGCGAAGAAGATTGATCATTCTGAAACTTGGGTTAAGTACGGTGGGGCACGCCGGATCCTCAAGGCTTGGGAAGATTGAGCCTCTGCCTGAGTTAGACCATCCTGCTGAGTTAAGGTCGGTCAGTGAACCCAAAATCTCCACATCTTGAGGTCAGGGAGTGTCAAAGTTTTTTGCCAATACATCAAGCAATCTTAACCGTTGATCGATTTTGCAGAATTTTGGCATAACTTAAGAATATTGAGACATTATTTAGATTCCCATTTAAATCCTGAGCCTTGCTGAAAGACTGGTCGCTCATTTAGAAACCCATTTAGATCCTCAGACATGCTGTCAGGCTGGGTCTAAGCTGAGGCCCTCAGATTACCCCATCTTTGTTGCAAAAGCCCCCCTTATGCCGACTCTGATGCGATTCCCTTTCAACCTAACAATATCTAATCCAACCGAGCGGCTTGACCTGCGCTACCAGTTTGGATTCATGGAGTGATTGCGGTATGGACATTCGTCATCTTCTTGAGCAGTACGAAGGCGGTCAGCGAGATTTTACAGGGCTGGATCTGCGCAATATCGACCTCTCCCGCCAAACTCTCCTAGGGTTGGGATTGGTGGGTACAAACCTAACAGGCGCAAATTTGAGCCGTGCATTTCTCACGCAGTCGGATCTGTCAGAAACATTTCTTAACTGGGCAGATTTGAGCTATGTCAAACTCAGCGAAGGACGGTTAGTTGATGCAGACCTGACCAAGGCGGTATTGGTGGGCGCCTTTTTGGTGAAATCCGATCTCTCGAAAGCCAAGCTCAGCGGCGCAGACCTAAATGGGGCCAATTTGCGCGGAGCCTGCCTGCACCGAGCCAACCTCTGCGGCACAAATCTGCAAGGTGCCAATCTACGCAATGCCGATCTCTCCGGGGCTAACCTGAGCTGGGCCAACCTCAACGGCGCACGCTTGAGCGGGGCCAACCTCACAGGAGCCTTCCTCACCGGTGTCAATCTCGAAAAGGCCTTCCTCAACGGCTTGGATCTAAAGGGTGTTGACCTCACAGGGGTGAATCTCAGCCAAGCCAAGCTGAACGGAGCTGACCTTAGCCAGGCCAATTTGACCCTCAGCAACCTCAGTGAGGCTCAACTTCAGGGCGCTAGCATGACCCAGGCAAACCTCATGGGCGCTGACTTATCCGGAGCCTACCTCAGCCACGCCGAGCTGAGCTGGAGCGATCTCAGCCGGGCCAATTTAGATCGTGCCGATTTGAGCCATGCCCATTTACTTGGCATTAAGCTAGATGAGGCAAGGTTTCAAACGGTGATTTTGACCGAGGCCGCCCGGAAGTATTTTAGTCTGCTGTCGTCGCCAGAGTCCCAGAGCAGTAGACAGGATGCGCCCGCAGCGCCGGTGAATCCACCCTCCCGTCAGTCCGATGATTGGGGAGCGATCGCCCCTAGCTATGCTCCAGCTTCCTATAGAAGCGCTCCAGTTCCCCAACTGGGCAGTCTATCCGCCGCCAGCGATCGACAAATATGGTATTGATGAGTGATTCAGATTCCCAGCCCCTTGAAGCATCGCGCCTAGGCGTGGTTTTGGTGACAGTATCCTCTCAAACCGAGGGGGAAGCGATCGCCCGTTCATTGGTAGAACGCAACCTAGCTGCCTGCGTCAGCCTCATGCCTATTCAATCGATTTATCGCTGGCAAGGCGCTCTTTGCAACGATGCCGAATGGCAATTGGTGATTAAAACCAACTTGGCCCAAGGAGAAGTCTTGGTGCAAGCCATTCAAGCCTTGCATTCCTACGACATGCCAGAAATTATTGCTTTGCCTATTGTGGCGGGTTCCTCTGCCTACCTGTCCTGGGTGGCAGAAACCGTGCCCACGCCGCCATCGTCCTAAAAGACCTGACCTGGCTTAATCTGACCTGGCTTAATCTGACCTGATCTAAGTCGCCTATGACGATGGTCAATCTAGCAGACTTGTGAACCATGACGGTTCTAGCCCCTGTACCTCATGTACTATGCCTGACGACACCTCTACGCCAGTTGCCCCCCTAGTTTCTGCCGCTTGGCTGGCCGAGCATCTTGAGGATCCCCAGGTGGCGATCGCCGATTGCCGCTTTGCCCTGGGGGATCCTAGCTTGGGGCAGCGGCACTACGAAACCGGCCAC
This sequence is a window from Candidatus Obscuribacterales bacterium. Protein-coding genes within it:
- a CDS encoding pentapeptide repeat-containing protein, with the protein product MDIRHLLEQYEGGQRDFTGLDLRNIDLSRQTLLGLGLVGTNLTGANLSRAFLTQSDLSETFLNWADLSYVKLSEGRLVDADLTKAVLVGAFLVKSDLSKAKLSGADLNGANLRGACLHRANLCGTNLQGANLRNADLSGANLSWANLNGARLSGANLTGAFLTGVNLEKAFLNGLDLKGVDLTGVNLSQAKLNGADLSQANLTLSNLSEAQLQGASMTQANLMGADLSGAYLSHAELSWSDLSRANLDRADLSHAHLLGIKLDEARFQTVILTEAARKYFSLLSSPESQSSRQDAPAAPVNPPSRQSDDWGAIAPSYAPASYRSAPVPQLGSLSAASDRQIWY
- the cutA gene encoding divalent-cation tolerance protein CutA, coding for MSDSDSQPLEASRLGVVLVTVSSQTEGEAIARSLVERNLAACVSLMPIQSIYRWQGALCNDAEWQLVIKTNLAQGEVLVQAIQALHSYDMPEIIALPIVAGSSAYLSWVAETVPTPPSS